Within the Desulfatiglans anilini DSM 4660 genome, the region AGACCCTCCATTTCTTCAAAAATGTAATCCCTCAGGAGGAAAAGTCAATGACAGCCTCTGTTTTTAAACGTCAGACCTGGCTCTGTCGGGCGGGCCAAGGGATTCGCCACATGGCCGCCGACTGGAAGCGTGGACGCGGGAAAACGGTGGAAGGCTCATATCCACAGTGGTTGACAGGTATGCTTCGAATACTATAAGGTTCATGCAGGGTTGTCCGCATTCTTTCGCCCGGGCATCCAGCCGGCCTGAGGCTTGGGTATCGAGACGGAAAGGTGGGTGCCCGCATCGAGCGGCCTGTATTCGTTTATACGAGGGTTTCGGTCAAGACGACACCTTCGTTACTGTCCCTCAACCTTCGATCCTATAAGTGCTTATCCGTAAATAAAATGTACTTTTCTCACGACTTTTGCTATCCTGGCAGCCATCTTGAACCTTTACGATGGAGGCCCTATGACAAAAATTCAGTCGTGGGAGGTATCCGATGCCTTTTGGGAAAGGGTTAAGCCCCTTGTGCCGGCGCCCGAGCGGGATCCACAAAAATCTTACAAGCGCAAAATCGGCGGGGGAAGAAAGCCGATGCCCCCCCGGCAGATTTTTGAAGCCATCATGTACGTGCTCAGAACCGGCTGTCAGTGGAAAGCGCTTCCCAAAGAACGTTTCGGAAGTCCCAGCGCGATCCACACCCATTTCATGC harbors:
- a CDS encoding transposase — encoded protein: MTKIQSWEVSDAFWERVKPLVPAPERDPQKSYKRKIGGGRKPMPPRQIFEAIMYVLRTGCQWKALPKERFGSPSAIHTHFM